Proteins encoded within one genomic window of Buteo buteo chromosome 30, bButBut1.hap1.1, whole genome shotgun sequence:
- the LOC142025848 gene encoding red-sensitive opsin isoform X1: MQKSREGREELPEDFYIPMALDTPNLTALSPFLVPQTHLGSPGVFMGMSAFMFMLIALGVPINALTIFCTAKYKKLRSHLNYILVNLAVSNLLVICVGSTTAFYSFSQMYFALGPTACKIEGFAATLGGMVSLWSLAVVAFERFLVICKPLGNFTFRGSHAVLGCAATWIFGLVASVPPLFGWSRYIPEGLQCSCGPDWYTSNNKWNNESYVIFLFCFCFGVPLAIIIFSYGRLLLTLRAVAKQQEQSATTQKAEREVTKMVVVMVLGFLICWAPYSAFALWVVTHRGQPFDVGLASIPSVFSKASTVYNPVIYVFMNKQFRSCMLKLVFCGKSPFGDEDDVSGSSQATQVSSVSSSQVLGLLPRLGGMAAGWETAVFAARRRHEDEDTTRDSVFTYTNSNNTRGPFEGPNYHIAPRWVYNLTSLWMIFVVVASIFTNGLVLVATWKFKKLRHPLNWILVNLAVADLGETVIASTISVINQIFGYFVLGHPLCVIEGYTVSACGITALWSLAIISWERWFVVCKPFGNIKFDGKLAVAGILFSWIWSCAWTAPPIFGWSRYWPHGLKTSCGPDVFSGSSDPGVQSYMVVLMVTCCFFPLAIIILCYLQVWLAIRAVAAQQKESESTQKAEKEVSRMVVVMIVAYCFCWGPYTIFACFAAANPGYAFHPLAAALPAYFAKSATIYNPIIYVFMNRQFRNCILQLFGKKVDDGSEVSTSRTEVSSVSNSSVSPA, translated from the exons ATGCAGAAGTCGCGGGAGGGCCGGGAGGAGCTCCCGGAGGACTTCTACATCCCCATGGCGCTGGACACCCCCAACCTGACGGCGCTGAGCCCCTTCCTGGTGCCCCAGACCCACCTGGGCAGCCCCGGGGTCTTCATGGGGATGTCGGCCTTCATGTTCATGCTGATCGCCCTGGGGGTGCCCATCAACGCTCTCACCATCTTCTGCACCGCCAAGTACAAGAAGCTGCGCTCCCACCTCAACTACATCCTGGTCAACCTGGCCGTCTCCAACCTGTTGGTCATCTGCGTCGGCTCCACCACCGCCTTCTACAGCTTCTCCCAGATGTACTTCGCCCTGGGGCCCACCGCCTGCAAGATCGAGGGCTTCGCCGCCACCCTCGGAG GCATGGTGAGCCTCTGGTCGCTGGCAGTGGTGGCCTTCGAGCGGTTCCTGGTGATCTGCAAGCCCCTGGGCAACTTCACCTTCCGGGGCAGCCACGCCGTCCTGGGCTGCGCCGCCACCTGGATCTTCGGCCTCGTCGCCTCCGTGCCCCCCCTCTTCGGCTGGAGCAG gtacATCCCCGAGGGGCTGCAGTGCTCCTGCGGCCCCGACTGGTACACCTCCAACAACAAGTGGAACAACGAGTCCTACgtcatcttcctcttctgcttctgcttcgGCGTGCCCCTCGCCATCATCATCTTCTCCTACGGGCGCCTGCTCCTCACCCTGCGTGCg GTGGcgaagcagcaggagcagtcgGCCACGACGCAGAAGGCGGAGCGGGAGGTGACCAagatggtggtggtgatggtgctGGGCTTCCTCATCTGTTGGGCGCCCTACTCGGCCTTCGCCCTCTGGGTGGTGACGCACCGGGGCCAGCCCTTCGACGTGGGGCTGGCCTCCATCCCCTCCGTCTTCTCCAAGGCCTCCACCGTCTACAACCCCGTCATCTACGTCTTCATGAACAAGCAG ttCCGCTCCTGCATGCTGAAGCTGGTGTTCTGCGGGAAGAGCCCCTTCGGGGACGAGGACGACGTCTCGGGATCCTCGCAGGCCACCCAGGTCTCCTCCGTCTCCTCCAGCCAG GTCCTCGGTCTCCTTCCTCGGCTAGGCGGCATGGCGGCGGGCTGGGAGACGGCGGTGTTCGCGGCGCGCCGGCGGCACGAGGACGAGGACACGACGCGGGACAGCGTCTTCACCTACACCAACAGCAACAACACCCGCG GTCCCTTCGAGGGTCCCAACTACCACATCGCCCCGCGGTGGGTCTACAACCTGACCTCGCTGTGGATGATCTTCGTGGTGGTGGCCTCCATCTTCACCAACGGGCTGGTGCTGGTGGCCACCTGGAAGTTCAAGAAGCTGCGTCACCCCCTCAACTGGATCCTGGTCAACCTGGCGGTGGCCGACCTGGGGGAGACCGTCATCGCCAGCACCATCAGCGTCATCAACCAGATCTTCGGTTACTTCGTCCTGGGTCACCCGCTCTGCGTCATCGAGGGCTACACCGTCTCCGCCTGCG gcatcACGGCGCTGTGGTCGTTGGCCATCATCTCCTGGGAGCGGTGGTTCGTCGTTTGCAAACCCTTCGGCAACATCAAATTCGACGGGAAGCTGGCGGTGGCCGGCATCCTCTTCTCCTGGATCTGGTCCTGCGCCTGGACCGCGCCTCCCATTTTCGGCTGGAGCAG gtacTGGCCCCACGGGCTGAAGACGTCCTGCGGCCCCGACGTCTTCAGCGGCAGCTCGGACCCGGGGGTTCAGTCCTACATGGTGGTGCTGATGGtcacctgctgcttcttccccctcGCCATCATCATCCTCTGCTACCTCCAAGTCTGGCTGGCCATTCGGGCG GTGGCCGCCCAGCAGAAGGAATCGGAGTCGACGCAGAAGGCGGAGAAGGAAGTGTCGCGCATGGTGGTGGTGATGATCGTGGCCTACTGCTTCTGCTGGGGGCCCTACACCATCTTCGCCTGCTTCGCCGCCGCCAACCCCGGCTACGCCTTCCACCCGCTGGCCGCCGCCCTGCCCGCCTACTTCGCCAAGAGCGCCACCATCTACAACCCCATCATCTACGTCTTCATGAACCGGCAG TTCCGCAACTGCATCCTGCAGCTCTTCGGGAAGAAGGTGGACGACGGCTCCGAGGTCTCCACCTCCCGCACCGAGGTCTCCTCCGTCTCCAACTCCTCCGTCTCGCCCGCGTag
- the IRAK1 gene encoding LOW QUALITY PROTEIN: interleukin-1 receptor-associated kinase 1 (The sequence of the model RefSeq protein was modified relative to this genomic sequence to represent the inferred CDS: inserted 4 bases in 2 codons) has translation MAWRRGRAGARLRGGAGALKGEVPGGSNGRAGAGVWAGSGPGSGSGSGSGPYVYELPAWLMCSFCRLMDALNRSDWERFASRLVPEQAELRLAAAGPGPTASVLWGWAQRNGRLRDLLDLLRGLRLLRAHDMLAACENPPPPPRDPPLGTPHGTPEPSRTPQYPPVSPKTPPRDLVPRPGLPHGPPLAAPHGPPVLSMTPARGCAPRPPRAPLECQHHLRLGPPKTAPPRAVPASPRAPPQRPPQHPSLAPPFPDPPSPPDQVLASLCSSLASLSPGPPPPPRAPVAPPAPRPFCWRLAELAGATGGFADTHKVGEGGFGVVYRARLRHTDYAVKRLRQDADLDWGVLVNSFLTETEKLSRYRHPNIVELSGVCAEXGHFCLVYVFMPNGSLEQRLGAQCPQPPLTWASACTCCWGRPRALQFLHRDTPALVHGDVKSSNILLDAGLSPRLSDFGLARAPRGGGGGRSGTLGGSRTLRGTLAYLPPNISKGGPXDPTLDTYSFGVVLLEVLTGRRAMETDARGRTTYLKELLDDDEDEDGGSPGPPPDPRAGLPPPGLATALSRLAARCLHRRSKRRPPMAQVYEELERLQEGSPPNQPEESEEEEEEKMATPPGLVINAARRRLMERLALYRQGRLDSIGLLASDGGGTAAMAAPRQPEESDDSLT, from the exons ATGGC gtggcggcgggggcgggccggggcgcgCCTGCGCGGTGGGGCGGGCGCTCTTAAAGGGGAAGTGCCCGGCGGGAGCAatggccgggccggggccggggtctGGGCGGGGTCTGGGCCGGGGTCCGGGTCCGGGTCCGGGTCCGGCCCGTACGTGTACGAGCTGCCCGCCTGGCTCATGTGCAGCTTCTGCCGCCTGATGGACGCGCTGAACCGGTCGGACTGGGAGCGCTTCG CGTCGCGGCTGGTGCCGGAGCAGGCCGAGCTGCGTCTGGCggcggccggccccggccccacgGCCTcggtgctgtggggctgggcccAGCGCAACGGGCGCCTGCGGGACCTGCTGGACCTGCTGCGGGGGCTGCGGCTGCTGCGGGCGCACGACATGCTGGCCGCCTGtgagaaccccccccccccgccacgggACCCCCCTCTGGGAACCCCCCACGGGACCCCCGAGCCCTCCAGGAccccccagtatcccccagtgtcccccaagacccccccccgggacct GGTACCCCGGCCTGGCCTCCCCCACGGACCCCCCCTCGCTGCCCCCCATGGACCCCCCGTGCTCTCCATGACCCCAGCCCGCGGCTGCGCCCCAcggcccccccgggcccccctcGAATGCCAGCACCACCTCCGCCTGGGACCCCCCAAAACGGCCCCCCCCAG agccgtccctgcctctcccagggcccccccccagcgcccTCCTCAGcaccccagcctggcccccccATTCCCAGACCCCCCGTCCCCCCCTGACCAg gtGCTGGCCTCGCTGTGCTCGTCCCTGGCGTCGCtgagccccggccccccccccccgccccgcgcccccgtcgcccccccggccccccggcccTTCTGCTGGCGGCTGGCGGAGCTGGCGGGGGCCACGGGGGGGTTCGCCGACACCCACAAGGTGGGCGAGGGGGGGTTCGGGGTGGTCTATCGCGCCCGCCTGCGCCACACCGACTACGCCGTCAAGCGCCTGCGGCAG gacgcCGACCTCGACTGGGGCGTCCTCGTTAACAGCTTCCTCACCGAGACAGAGAAGCTCTCGCG gtaCCGGCACCCCAATATCGTGGAGCTGTCGGGGGTCTGCGCCGA GGGGCACTTTTGCCTCGTCTACGTCTTCATGCCCAACGGGTCCCTGGAGCAGCGCCTGGGGGCGCAg tgcccccagccccccctgaCGTGGGCCAGCGCCTGCACGTGCTGCTGGGGACGGCCGCGAGCCCTCCAGTTCCTGCACCGCGACACCCCCGCGCTGGTGCACGGCGACGTCAAGAG ctccaacATCCTGCTGGACGCGGGGCTGAGCCCCCGGCTGAGCGATTTCGGGCTGGCGCGAGCcccccgggggggcggggggggccgcagCGGCACTTTGGGGGGGTCCCGCACCCTACGGGGTACCCTGGCCTACCTCCCCCCGAATATCTCCAAGGGGGGGCC TGACCCCACCCTCGACACCTACAGCTTCGGCGTG gtgctgctggaggtgctgaCGGGGCGCCGGGCCATGGAGACGGACGCCCGCGGGCGGACCACCTacctg AAGGAGCTTCTGGATGATGACGAGGATGAAGATGGGGGGTCACCGGggccccccccggacccccgaGCCGGGTTGCCCCCCCCCGGTTTGGCAACCGCCCTGTCCCGCCTGGCCGCCCGCTGCCTTCATCGCCGCAGCAAGCGCCGGCCCCCCATGGCgcag gtgtACGAGGAGCTGGAGCGGCTACAAGAGGGGTCCCCCCCCAACCAGCCGGAGGAgagcgaggaagaggaggaggagaagatggCGACCCCCCCGGGTTTGGTGATCAacgcggcgcggcggcggttGATGGAACGCCTGGCGCTTTACCGGCAAGGCCGCCTCGACTCCATCGGCCTGTTGGCTTCGGACGGGGGGGGGACGGCCGCCATGGCCGCCCCCCGGCAGCCGGAGGAGAGCGACGACTCCCTGACGtga
- the LOC142025848 gene encoding red-sensitive opsin isoform X3: protein MYFALGPTACKIEGFAATLGGMVSLWSLAVVAFERFLVICKPLGNFTFRGSHAVLGCAATWIFGLVASVPPLFGWSRYIPEGLQCSCGPDWYTSNNKWNNESYVIFLFCFCFGVPLAIIIFSYGRLLLTLRAVAKQQEQSATTQKAEREVTKMVVVMVLGFLICWAPYSAFALWVVTHRGQPFDVGLASIPSVFSKASTVYNPVIYVFMNKQFRSCMLKLVFCGKSPFGDEDDVSGSSQATQVSSVSSSQVLGLLPRLGGMAAGWETAVFAARRRHEDEDTTRDSVFTYTNSNNTRGPFEGPNYHIAPRWVYNLTSLWMIFVVVASIFTNGLVLVATWKFKKLRHPLNWILVNLAVADLGETVIASTISVINQIFGYFVLGHPLCVIEGYTVSACGITALWSLAIISWERWFVVCKPFGNIKFDGKLAVAGILFSWIWSCAWTAPPIFGWSRYWPHGLKTSCGPDVFSGSSDPGVQSYMVVLMVTCCFFPLAIIILCYLQVWLAIRAVAAQQKESESTQKAEKEVSRMVVVMIVAYCFCWGPYTIFACFAAANPGYAFHPLAAALPAYFAKSATIYNPIIYVFMNRQFRNCILQLFGKKVDDGSEVSTSRTEVSSVSNSSVSPA from the exons ATGTACTTCGCCCTGGGGCCCACCGCCTGCAAGATCGAGGGCTTCGCCGCCACCCTCGGAG GCATGGTGAGCCTCTGGTCGCTGGCAGTGGTGGCCTTCGAGCGGTTCCTGGTGATCTGCAAGCCCCTGGGCAACTTCACCTTCCGGGGCAGCCACGCCGTCCTGGGCTGCGCCGCCACCTGGATCTTCGGCCTCGTCGCCTCCGTGCCCCCCCTCTTCGGCTGGAGCAG gtacATCCCCGAGGGGCTGCAGTGCTCCTGCGGCCCCGACTGGTACACCTCCAACAACAAGTGGAACAACGAGTCCTACgtcatcttcctcttctgcttctgcttcgGCGTGCCCCTCGCCATCATCATCTTCTCCTACGGGCGCCTGCTCCTCACCCTGCGTGCg GTGGcgaagcagcaggagcagtcgGCCACGACGCAGAAGGCGGAGCGGGAGGTGACCAagatggtggtggtgatggtgctGGGCTTCCTCATCTGTTGGGCGCCCTACTCGGCCTTCGCCCTCTGGGTGGTGACGCACCGGGGCCAGCCCTTCGACGTGGGGCTGGCCTCCATCCCCTCCGTCTTCTCCAAGGCCTCCACCGTCTACAACCCCGTCATCTACGTCTTCATGAACAAGCAG ttCCGCTCCTGCATGCTGAAGCTGGTGTTCTGCGGGAAGAGCCCCTTCGGGGACGAGGACGACGTCTCGGGATCCTCGCAGGCCACCCAGGTCTCCTCCGTCTCCTCCAGCCAG GTCCTCGGTCTCCTTCCTCGGCTAGGCGGCATGGCGGCGGGCTGGGAGACGGCGGTGTTCGCGGCGCGCCGGCGGCACGAGGACGAGGACACGACGCGGGACAGCGTCTTCACCTACACCAACAGCAACAACACCCGCG GTCCCTTCGAGGGTCCCAACTACCACATCGCCCCGCGGTGGGTCTACAACCTGACCTCGCTGTGGATGATCTTCGTGGTGGTGGCCTCCATCTTCACCAACGGGCTGGTGCTGGTGGCCACCTGGAAGTTCAAGAAGCTGCGTCACCCCCTCAACTGGATCCTGGTCAACCTGGCGGTGGCCGACCTGGGGGAGACCGTCATCGCCAGCACCATCAGCGTCATCAACCAGATCTTCGGTTACTTCGTCCTGGGTCACCCGCTCTGCGTCATCGAGGGCTACACCGTCTCCGCCTGCG gcatcACGGCGCTGTGGTCGTTGGCCATCATCTCCTGGGAGCGGTGGTTCGTCGTTTGCAAACCCTTCGGCAACATCAAATTCGACGGGAAGCTGGCGGTGGCCGGCATCCTCTTCTCCTGGATCTGGTCCTGCGCCTGGACCGCGCCTCCCATTTTCGGCTGGAGCAG gtacTGGCCCCACGGGCTGAAGACGTCCTGCGGCCCCGACGTCTTCAGCGGCAGCTCGGACCCGGGGGTTCAGTCCTACATGGTGGTGCTGATGGtcacctgctgcttcttccccctcGCCATCATCATCCTCTGCTACCTCCAAGTCTGGCTGGCCATTCGGGCG GTGGCCGCCCAGCAGAAGGAATCGGAGTCGACGCAGAAGGCGGAGAAGGAAGTGTCGCGCATGGTGGTGGTGATGATCGTGGCCTACTGCTTCTGCTGGGGGCCCTACACCATCTTCGCCTGCTTCGCCGCCGCCAACCCCGGCTACGCCTTCCACCCGCTGGCCGCCGCCCTGCCCGCCTACTTCGCCAAGAGCGCCACCATCTACAACCCCATCATCTACGTCTTCATGAACCGGCAG TTCCGCAACTGCATCCTGCAGCTCTTCGGGAAGAAGGTGGACGACGGCTCCGAGGTCTCCACCTCCCGCACCGAGGTCTCCTCCGTCTCCAACTCCTCCGTCTCGCCCGCGTag
- the LOC142025848 gene encoding red-sensitive opsin isoform X2 produces the protein MQKSREGREELPEDFYIPMALDTPNLTALSPFLVPQTHLGSPGVFMGMSAFMFMLIALGVPINALTIFCTAKYKKLRSHLNYILVNLAVSNLLVICVGSTTAFYSFSQMYFALGPTACKIEGFAATLGGMVSLWSLAVVAFERFLVICKPLGNFTFRGSHAVLGCAATWIFGLVASVPPLFGWSRYIPEGLQCSCGPDWYTSNNKWNNESYVIFLFCFCFGVPLAIIIFSYGRLLLTLRAVAKQQEQSATTQKAEREVTKMVVVMVLGFLICWAPYSAFALWVVTHRGQPFDVGLASIPSVFSKASTVYNPVIYVFMNKQFRSCMLKLVFCGKSPFGDEDDVSGSSQATQVLGLLPRLGGMAAGWETAVFAARRRHEDEDTTRDSVFTYTNSNNTRGPFEGPNYHIAPRWVYNLTSLWMIFVVVASIFTNGLVLVATWKFKKLRHPLNWILVNLAVADLGETVIASTISVINQIFGYFVLGHPLCVIEGYTVSACGITALWSLAIISWERWFVVCKPFGNIKFDGKLAVAGILFSWIWSCAWTAPPIFGWSRYWPHGLKTSCGPDVFSGSSDPGVQSYMVVLMVTCCFFPLAIIILCYLQVWLAIRAVAAQQKESESTQKAEKEVSRMVVVMIVAYCFCWGPYTIFACFAAANPGYAFHPLAAALPAYFAKSATIYNPIIYVFMNRQFRNCILQLFGKKVDDGSEVSTSRTEVSSVSNSSVSPA, from the exons ATGCAGAAGTCGCGGGAGGGCCGGGAGGAGCTCCCGGAGGACTTCTACATCCCCATGGCGCTGGACACCCCCAACCTGACGGCGCTGAGCCCCTTCCTGGTGCCCCAGACCCACCTGGGCAGCCCCGGGGTCTTCATGGGGATGTCGGCCTTCATGTTCATGCTGATCGCCCTGGGGGTGCCCATCAACGCTCTCACCATCTTCTGCACCGCCAAGTACAAGAAGCTGCGCTCCCACCTCAACTACATCCTGGTCAACCTGGCCGTCTCCAACCTGTTGGTCATCTGCGTCGGCTCCACCACCGCCTTCTACAGCTTCTCCCAGATGTACTTCGCCCTGGGGCCCACCGCCTGCAAGATCGAGGGCTTCGCCGCCACCCTCGGAG GCATGGTGAGCCTCTGGTCGCTGGCAGTGGTGGCCTTCGAGCGGTTCCTGGTGATCTGCAAGCCCCTGGGCAACTTCACCTTCCGGGGCAGCCACGCCGTCCTGGGCTGCGCCGCCACCTGGATCTTCGGCCTCGTCGCCTCCGTGCCCCCCCTCTTCGGCTGGAGCAG gtacATCCCCGAGGGGCTGCAGTGCTCCTGCGGCCCCGACTGGTACACCTCCAACAACAAGTGGAACAACGAGTCCTACgtcatcttcctcttctgcttctgcttcgGCGTGCCCCTCGCCATCATCATCTTCTCCTACGGGCGCCTGCTCCTCACCCTGCGTGCg GTGGcgaagcagcaggagcagtcgGCCACGACGCAGAAGGCGGAGCGGGAGGTGACCAagatggtggtggtgatggtgctGGGCTTCCTCATCTGTTGGGCGCCCTACTCGGCCTTCGCCCTCTGGGTGGTGACGCACCGGGGCCAGCCCTTCGACGTGGGGCTGGCCTCCATCCCCTCCGTCTTCTCCAAGGCCTCCACCGTCTACAACCCCGTCATCTACGTCTTCATGAACAAGCAG ttCCGCTCCTGCATGCTGAAGCTGGTGTTCTGCGGGAAGAGCCCCTTCGGGGACGAGGACGACGTCTCGGGATCCTCGCAGGCCACCCAG GTCCTCGGTCTCCTTCCTCGGCTAGGCGGCATGGCGGCGGGCTGGGAGACGGCGGTGTTCGCGGCGCGCCGGCGGCACGAGGACGAGGACACGACGCGGGACAGCGTCTTCACCTACACCAACAGCAACAACACCCGCG GTCCCTTCGAGGGTCCCAACTACCACATCGCCCCGCGGTGGGTCTACAACCTGACCTCGCTGTGGATGATCTTCGTGGTGGTGGCCTCCATCTTCACCAACGGGCTGGTGCTGGTGGCCACCTGGAAGTTCAAGAAGCTGCGTCACCCCCTCAACTGGATCCTGGTCAACCTGGCGGTGGCCGACCTGGGGGAGACCGTCATCGCCAGCACCATCAGCGTCATCAACCAGATCTTCGGTTACTTCGTCCTGGGTCACCCGCTCTGCGTCATCGAGGGCTACACCGTCTCCGCCTGCG gcatcACGGCGCTGTGGTCGTTGGCCATCATCTCCTGGGAGCGGTGGTTCGTCGTTTGCAAACCCTTCGGCAACATCAAATTCGACGGGAAGCTGGCGGTGGCCGGCATCCTCTTCTCCTGGATCTGGTCCTGCGCCTGGACCGCGCCTCCCATTTTCGGCTGGAGCAG gtacTGGCCCCACGGGCTGAAGACGTCCTGCGGCCCCGACGTCTTCAGCGGCAGCTCGGACCCGGGGGTTCAGTCCTACATGGTGGTGCTGATGGtcacctgctgcttcttccccctcGCCATCATCATCCTCTGCTACCTCCAAGTCTGGCTGGCCATTCGGGCG GTGGCCGCCCAGCAGAAGGAATCGGAGTCGACGCAGAAGGCGGAGAAGGAAGTGTCGCGCATGGTGGTGGTGATGATCGTGGCCTACTGCTTCTGCTGGGGGCCCTACACCATCTTCGCCTGCTTCGCCGCCGCCAACCCCGGCTACGCCTTCCACCCGCTGGCCGCCGCCCTGCCCGCCTACTTCGCCAAGAGCGCCACCATCTACAACCCCATCATCTACGTCTTCATGAACCGGCAG TTCCGCAACTGCATCCTGCAGCTCTTCGGGAAGAAGGTGGACGACGGCTCCGAGGTCTCCACCTCCCGCACCGAGGTCTCCTCCGTCTCCAACTCCTCCGTCTCGCCCGCGTag
- the MECP2 gene encoding LOW QUALITY PROTEIN: methyl-CpG-binding protein 2 (The sequence of the model RefSeq protein was modified relative to this genomic sequence to represent the inferred CDS: inserted 2 bases in 2 codons): RAEAGTATTSAQVLAVKRPGRKRKSEPDSQAVPKKRGRKPAGTTGTGGPAGVAPEAKKKAAARXAVQETVLPIKKRKTRETVVLEAREAAKPPPPPPERGPKGPRSARSPGRRSKEXQPKGRGVAASPVPPLPPPSGKKERGASPPPPPPPPPPPEPPASPKDSASPPPPAQDFSGKGCSEERGGPAAPDGCAKEPAKTHPPPPPPPPPYKHRGEAEHKDTASSSSSSSSSSSSSSSSSSSSSSSAAAAPPPPSASVPRPPGREETVDTRTPVPERVS; this comes from the exons CGCGCCGAGGCGGGGACGGCCACCACCTCGGCCCAGGTCCTGGCCGTCAAACGTCCCGGACGGAAGCGGAAATCGGAGCCGGATAGCCAAGCCGTCCCCAAAAAACGGGGACGGAAACCGGCGGGAACGACGGGGACGGGCGGCCCGGCGGGAGTCGCGCCGGAGGCGAAGAAGAAAGCGGCCGCCC CGGCGGTGCAGGAGACGGTGTTGCCCATCAAGAAACGGAAGACGCGGGAGACGGTGGTCCTGGAAGCGCGGGAGGCCGCCAaaccccccccgccgccccccgaaCGCGGCCCCAAGGGACCCAGGAgcgcccgcagccccggccggcGCAGCAAGG GGCAGCCCAAGGGTCGCGGCGTCGCGGCGTCGCCggtgccgccgctgccgccgccgtcCGGCAAGAAGGAACGGGGGGCttcgccgccgccccccccgccgccgccgccgcctcccgagccccccgccagccccaaGGACAgcgccagcccccccccgccggctcAGGACTTCAGCGGGAAGGGCTGCTCGGAGGAACGGGGGGGTCCGGCGGCCCCCGACGGCTGCGCCAAGGAGCCGGCTAAGactcacccccccccgccgccgcccccgccgccctaCAAACACCGAGGGGAGGCCGAGCACAAAGacactgcctcctcctcctcctcttcttcttcttcctcctcctcttcctcctcttcctcctcctcctcctcctcgtcggcggcggcggcccccccccctcccagcgcCTCCGTGCCGCGGCCCCCCGGCCGGGAGGAGACGGTCGACACCAGGACGCCTGTCCCCGAGCGGGTCAGCTGA